CCTCGTTCTAAGGAGGTTGGTATGCAAGGAGTTCAAGCCGCTTTTGCAAGGAGGCAACATGCCTAGGTGTTTTTTGTCCCAGCTTATCCACGTGGAGCTCATCACCCCAAAGCTCGAGGAGTCCTTGGCCTTTTTTACCCGAATCGGGGGGCTTTACCTGGTGCACCGCGAGGAGGGGCGGGCTTATCTGCGCTGCTGGGGTGATCACTACACCTACAGCCTGATCCTCAGCCAGGGCGAGCTTCCGGGGTTGGGGCACGCGGCCTGGCGCACCTGGAGCGCTGAGGACTTGGAACAAGCCGTGCGCAACATCGAGGCTAGCGGCGTGAGCGGAGAGTGGGTGGAGGGGAGCTTCGGTCACGGCCCGGCCTACCGCTTCCGCGCGCCGGGGGGCCACCCCATTGAGCTGGTTTGGGAAGTGGAGCGGTACCAGGCTCCCCCCGAGTGGGCCTCCACCTACCCTGAGCGGCCCCAGCGTTTCGCCGGAGGGGGGCTGGAGCCGCGCCAGCTCGACCACCTGACCGTGGCCAGCCGCGATCCGTATGGCGACGCGGAGTGGTTCCGCCGGGTGCTGGGCTTTCGCTTTATGTGCTACAACGGCCTGGAGGACAACCCCGACTTGGTGGTCTTTTCCATGGTCACCACCAACGAGAAGAACCACGACCTGGCCTTCGCCAAAGACATGTCTCCTATCCCCGGGCGGCTGCACCACTTGGCCTTCTGGGTGGACAACCGCGAGCTGCACCAGCGGGCCGCCGATCTCCTGCTGGAAGCAGGGGTGTCACTGGAGTATGGCCCCGGCATCCACGGCATGGGCGAGCAGACTTACCTCTATTTCCGCGAACCGGGCGGAGTACGCATCGAGGTAAACACCGGTGGGGTACGCAACTACGTACCGGATTGGGAGCCGGTGCGCTGGCGGCCTTCTCAGGGTTCCAACACCTTCTACCGCAACGCTGCCATGCCCGACTCCATGCTGGAGGCCTTCCCTCCCGCCGACAAGGTAGCCGCCGCTGACCTCGAGCTCCTCCCCGACCGCCAGCAGTTCAACCCCTGGGGCAAGCGCGGCCTGGGCTAAGGGAGGGGCGCCATGCGCTTGATTGACCTTTCAGCGCCCATTCAGGCCACCCCTCCTGAGATGCCGCCGTTCCAGCGCATCAGCATCGAGTTCTCCGACCACCAAGCGGGCCTAGAGGAAGTGAAGGCTCTTTTTGGCTTGGGGCCTGAGCACCTGCGCCGGGGTGAAGCCTGGGCGGTGGAGACCATCACTCACCTGGGCACCCATAGCTCCACCCATGTGGATGCCCCCTACCACTACAATTCTGTAATCGGCGGTGCGCCCGCACCCCGCGTCCACGAGCTGCCGCTGGAGTGGTTTTTTGCCCCAGGGGTGGTGCTGGAGTTCCGCCATAAGGCCGACGGGGAGGCCATCACTCAAGAAGAGGTGGAGGCCGAACTAAGGCGCATCGGCCACGCACTACGACCTTTGGATATCGTGCTCATGCGCACCGGGCGGGATGCCTTCTACGGTGCCCCCGACTACTGGACTAAGGGTCCCGGAGTCACGGTGGAGGCCACCCGCTGGCTCTTCGCCCAGGGGGTGCGGGTGATGGGGATTGACGCCTGGGGCTGGGACCGGCCCCTCCACCTGCAGGCCAAGGAAGCGCTCGAGAAGAACCAGCCCGGCATCTTCTGGGCTGCTCATCAGGCCGATCTGCCCTACGCCCAGATCGAGCGGCTGTGCAACCTAGGGGCCCTGCCCAGCACCGGATTTCGGGTGGCCTGCTTCCCCTTGCGCATCGTGGGGGCCAGCGCCGCCCCGGCCCGAGTGGTGGCCATTGTGGAGTGAGTATGCGCTTGGATCTGCATGGACACCTCGAGCCCCCCCTTTACACCCAGATGGTGGCCCGGGTTTTGGGCCCGGCCCCGGTACCGCCCTGGACGGCGGAAGAGCAGCTTGAGATGATGGCCCGTTACGGCATCG
The Meiothermus sp. Pnk-1 genome window above contains:
- a CDS encoding VOC family protein: MPRCFLSQLIHVELITPKLEESLAFFTRIGGLYLVHREEGRAYLRCWGDHYTYSLILSQGELPGLGHAAWRTWSAEDLEQAVRNIEASGVSGEWVEGSFGHGPAYRFRAPGGHPIELVWEVERYQAPPEWASTYPERPQRFAGGGLEPRQLDHLTVASRDPYGDAEWFRRVLGFRFMCYNGLEDNPDLVVFSMVTTNEKNHDLAFAKDMSPIPGRLHHLAFWVDNRELHQRAADLLLEAGVSLEYGPGIHGMGEQTYLYFREPGGVRIEVNTGGVRNYVPDWEPVRWRPSQGSNTFYRNAAMPDSMLEAFPPADKVAAADLELLPDRQQFNPWGKRGLG
- a CDS encoding cyclase family protein, with translation MRLIDLSAPIQATPPEMPPFQRISIEFSDHQAGLEEVKALFGLGPEHLRRGEAWAVETITHLGTHSSTHVDAPYHYNSVIGGAPAPRVHELPLEWFFAPGVVLEFRHKADGEAITQEEVEAELRRIGHALRPLDIVLMRTGRDAFYGAPDYWTKGPGVTVEATRWLFAQGVRVMGIDAWGWDRPLHLQAKEALEKNQPGIFWAAHQADLPYAQIERLCNLGALPSTGFRVACFPLRIVGASAAPARVVAIVE